A part of Mesorhizobium japonicum MAFF 303099 genomic DNA contains:
- a CDS encoding DUF6946 family protein — MSQIYVPSSGPDSWQAFLADPAKHWRMGYSARTLAHSWEKAKGLPSEIAAMFDKPAELLGAFPEHKVPLAGGGRDSQSDVFALIRFGDETCAATIEGKVKEPFGPTVGEWFAEPSVGKRLRMLQIRDLLGLDAVPPSDVRYQLLHRTSSALLEAKRFKTDEAAMIVHSFSVSRMWFTDFERFASLFGMSARPDQPIIIVLKSGRRLRLGWATGNPEHLSD, encoded by the coding sequence ATGTCGCAAATTTATGTTCCCAGCTCAGGGCCGGATAGCTGGCAGGCGTTCTTGGCTGATCCCGCCAAGCATTGGCGAATGGGCTATTCGGCTCGAACTCTCGCGCACAGCTGGGAAAAAGCGAAGGGGCTGCCGTCCGAAATCGCCGCAATGTTCGACAAACCAGCTGAACTGTTGGGTGCGTTTCCCGAGCACAAGGTGCCATTGGCCGGTGGGGGCCGTGATAGCCAAAGCGATGTCTTCGCTTTGATCCGATTTGGCGACGAGACATGCGCGGCTACCATTGAAGGCAAGGTCAAGGAACCATTCGGGCCAACAGTCGGCGAGTGGTTTGCAGAACCCTCAGTTGGCAAGCGACTTCGCATGCTTCAAATCCGCGATCTGCTGGGTTTAGACGCCGTACCCCCATCGGATGTGCGCTACCAACTGCTGCATCGAACCTCATCAGCATTGTTGGAGGCGAAGCGGTTCAAGACGGACGAAGCGGCGATGATCGTACATTCCTTCTCCGTCTCCCGGATGTGGTTCACTGACTTCGAGCGGTTTGCCAGCCTTTTCGGCATGTCGGCTCGACCAGACCAACCAATCATCATCGTTTTGAAAAGTGGCCGACGCCTTCGGTTGGGTTGGGCGACCGGAAATCCGGAACATCTCTCAGATTGA